From a region of the Rhipicephalus microplus isolate Deutch F79 chromosome X, USDA_Rmic, whole genome shotgun sequence genome:
- the LOC142776221 gene encoding uncharacterized protein LOC142776221 isoform X2: MWPGSMHGSLIWKDCGLLGSFKGTKLPNGWLQAYFSSRAMQLAHMQSKSWSAPLVICAGRSLSIRQDTGINNNAVTRGSVLHGHVQCIKNRAQKTNKYKGTASDCSPAQSLQQQNEPIVMSGEAAA, translated from the exons atgtggcctggaagcatgcatggcagcctcatctggaaagACTGCGGTCTGCTTGGGAGCTTCAAGGGCACGAAACtccctaacggctggctgcaag cctatttcagcagcagagcgatgcagctagcacacatgcaatccaagtcatggagcgctcctttggtgatctgtgcaggacgcagcctatccatccggcaagacactggtatcaacaataatg cagtaacaaggggttcggtgctccacggtcatgtacagtgtatcaagaacagagcacagaagaccaacaagtataaagggactgccagtgactgttctcctgctcaaagtttacaacagcagaacgagcccattgtgatgtcaggagaagctgctgcttaa
- the LOC142775293 gene encoding nuclear pore complex protein Nup107-like, with protein MADFTTPGGRRPLRGTGNVSANLKAADMTTLSASIVLATENPAAVVTATIYMDFMKAYNAHTSREDVVTLVEKYASLCDSYLAEVMRVTESLVSRKATPAWIEAIACQTLLTDERDTWKLTGALLQDRLKADEFMEERGNRTMFVDGSREGSDRKIVEALMARDSFTRQAQLVVDWLERCAAHQSGMGNHDDRLQYFAGGSCTWKNTLHHVQSHNNIGSASSSHVTELDAGALSRRCVPIHEFLLFRSVFFHLRAGQLKRAKELAADNGYRWLAAVIEECRPCHDLHNASTVGAGFKQPAQGTFYRDLWMRACWRAACSPRCSLYKRAVYGALSGNLQAMLPACTTWEDQLWARMRAVVDVCVEQELRTAKQQDKSLGPLPPGYPSDRGTFQTVFRDLREAVGTRGKRHQEIAHIVQRGVVLGDADDLIEEIHYWVIRQVDKTPLLTIRFLVHMALLLRQIGAETSTEAFSELLGIYIHMLVDEGHASLVATYAAALKATDPVLKCKQLARPSN; from the coding sequence ATGGCAGACTTCACAACGCCTGGTGGCCGCAGGCCTTTGCGTGGCACCGGCAATGTAAGTGCTAACTTGAAAGCCGCCGACATGACCACCCTTAGCGCGTCCATAGTGCTAGCGACAGAAAATCCCGCAGCCGTCGTTACTGCCACCATATATATGGACTTTATGAAAGCCTACAATGCTCATACTAGTAGGGAGGACGTCGTCACGCTTGTTGAGAAGTACGCTAGCCTGTGCGACAGTTACTTAGCCGAAGTGATGAGAGTGACCGAGAGCCTAGTCTCTCGCAAGGCCACACCGGCGTGGATAGAAGCCATCGCGTGCCAAACATTGCTCACCGATGAGCGAGACACTTGGAAGCTCACGGGTGCCCTCCTGCAAGACCGCCTCAAGGCGGACGAGTTCATGGAAGAACGCGGCAACAGAACCATGTTCGTCGACGGATCTCGCGAAGGTAGCGACAGGAAAATTGTGGAGGCCCTCATGGCGAGAGACTCCTTCACACGCCAGGCGCAACTAGTAGTCGACTGGCTGGAACGCTGCGCGGCGCATCAGAGCGGTATGGGCAATCACGACGACAGGCTCCAGTACTTTGCTGGCGGAAGCTGCACCTGGAAAAACACACTGCACCATGTGCAGTCCCACAATAACATCGGTAGTGCATCGTCGTCTCACGTGACTGAACTGGACGCGGGCGCGCTCTCGAGGCGGTGTGTACCGATCCACGAGTTCCTCCTCTTCCGCAGCGTTTTCTTCCACCTGCGAGCAGGCCAACTGAAGAGGGCCAAAGAGCTGGCTGCCGACAACGGTTATCGTTGGCTAGCCGCCGTGATCGAAGAATGCAGGCCATGCCATGACCTGCACAACGCAAGCACCGTTGGTGCCGGCTTCAAGCAACCCGCCCAAGGCACCTTCTACCGGGACTTATGGATGCGAGCCTGCTGGAGAGCGGCGTGCAGTCCCAGGTGTTCGCTGTACAAGCGCGCTGTGTATGGTGCTCTGAGTGGCAACCTACAAGCAATGCTGCCCGCGTGTACCACATGGGAGGATCAGCTATGGGCTCGCATGCGCGCTGTTGTGGATGTGTGCGTAGAGCAGGAGCTCCGCACTGCCAAGCAGCAAGATAAAAGCCTCGGACCACTACCGCCTGGCTACCCCAGTGACCGTGGAACCTTTCAAACCGTTTTCCGTGATCTGCGGGAGGCTGTGGGCACGAGGGGCAAGCGACACCAAGAGATCGCACACATCGTGCAGCGAGGTGTAGTGCTTGGCGATGCTGATGATTTGATAGAAGAAATACACTACTGGGTAATTCGTCAGGTGGATAAAACGCCGCTTCTGACCATTCGGTTTCTGGTTCACATGGCACTGTTGCTGCGACAAATTGGCGCCGAGACCAGCACTGAGGCGTTCAGTGAACTTCTTGGCATCTACATACACATGCTCGTCGACGAAGGCCATGCTTCCTTGGTGGCCACGTATGCAGCCGCTCTAAAAGCAACCGACCCTGTCCTCAAGTGCAAGCAGCTTGCACGGCCTTCAAACTAG
- the LOC142776221 gene encoding uncharacterized protein LOC142776221 isoform X3 → MWPGSMHGSLIWKDCGLLGSFKGTKLPNGWLQGRSLSIRQDTGINNNVPAVTRGSVLHGHVQCIKNRAQKTNKYKGTASDCSPAQSLQQQNEPIVMSGEAAA, encoded by the exons atgtggcctggaagcatgcatggcagcctcatctggaaagACTGCGGTCTGCTTGGGAGCTTCAAGGGCACGAAACtccctaacggctggctgcaag gacgcagcctatccatccggcaagacactggtatcaacaataatg ttccagcagtaacaaggggttcggtgctccacggtcatgtacagtgtatcaagaacagagcacagaagaccaacaagtataaagggactgccagtgactgttctcctgctcaaagtttacaacagcagaacgagcccattgtgatgtcaggagaagctgctgcttaa
- the LOC142776221 gene encoding uncharacterized protein LOC142776221 isoform X1 produces MWPGSMHGSLIWKDCGLLGSFKGTKLPNGWLQAYFSSRAMQLAHMQSKSWSAPLVICAGRSLSIRQDTGINNNVPAVTRGSVLHGHVQCIKNRAQKTNKYKGTASDCSPAQSLQQQNEPIVMSGEAAA; encoded by the exons atgtggcctggaagcatgcatggcagcctcatctggaaagACTGCGGTCTGCTTGGGAGCTTCAAGGGCACGAAACtccctaacggctggctgcaag cctatttcagcagcagagcgatgcagctagcacacatgcaatccaagtcatggagcgctcctttggtgatctgtgcaggacgcagcctatccatccggcaagacactggtatcaacaataatg ttccagcagtaacaaggggttcggtgctccacggtcatgtacagtgtatcaagaacagagcacagaagaccaacaagtataaagggactgccagtgactgttctcctgctcaaagtttacaacagcagaacgagcccattgtgatgtcaggagaagctgctgcttaa